One genomic window of [Clostridium] scindens ATCC 35704 includes the following:
- the gpG gene encoding phage tail assembly chaperone G, which yields MNRKIIVNHKEFKMEKMSADTYMEYLELAEQIDAATSERASKRYSRQEIEAMMLFICKAYGNQFTVDELKDAENGLDAAGIVIEFNMIDMGIAEEMNKRMDKMMKNFQSGK from the coding sequence ATGAATAGAAAAATCATCGTGAATCATAAAGAGTTCAAAATGGAGAAAATGTCTGCGGACACATACATGGAATATCTCGAACTTGCAGAACAGATTGACGCTGCGACATCCGAGAGAGCGTCAAAGAGATACTCACGACAGGAAATTGAGGCAATGATGTTGTTCATCTGCAAAGCATACGGAAATCAGTTCACGGTTGACGAGTTAAAGGATGCAGAGAACGGACTGGATGCAGCAGGAATCGTCATCGAGTTCAACATGATTGACATGGGAATCGCAGAGGAAATGAACAAGAGAATGGACAAGATGATGAAAAATTTTCAGAGTGGCAAGTGA
- a CDS encoding phage tail tape measure protein codes for MAHTSVKISANSSDYQSQMKSAASQMKVLSSEFKLAQTQAKAFGSAADQLKAKAESLTQKITLQKNIVQLNSEQQAKLTQKLSDQKTKQEELKTKVEAAKKAYEDSTKATGANSEQSKALKEELDKLEQEFKANETAIGKTETALANQTTKTNISKASLVEMESELEKVNKELKNHKLNEFASGCDKAGQKMESFGKKMSVVSAGIAAIGAASIAAFKELDEGYDTIVTKTGATGEALEGLTASADNVFGSMPEDMSTVGEAIGEVNTRFHSTGEELESLSTQFIQFSSINGTNVTQSVDQVDKIMKAWNIDTSQTGNLLGLLTSKAQETGISVDKLESYVLDNNSAFKEMGLSLPQAINLMAQFDANGVDSTTALAGLKKALQNATAEGKSMDVALEETIGSIKNAKTDTEALQIATELFGKKGAAEMATAIRENRIDLTSLSSSMSEYGTTVEDTYNGTLDPIDNATIAMNNAKLALSTLATTAQTAAAPVIEKVTTKIQELTKWFTSLDEGQQQTIIKVGLVVAAVGPLAIGFGKVAQGISTTVKTGQQFASFVGGIIAKITAKTAATAAGTAADTAGAAAEAAHTAVTTTHTTATTAATVATTAFGTALKLLTAVGVVAIIAAIVAGIVWLIKNWDDVKEKITEVWSHVVEKFNAIKETITGAFSKAKEAVTNKVNEIKDSVANSAVGQAATKTFSAVKNTVTKFMGAAVDTAKEKLGNMKTAYEENGGGIKGVVAAGWEGIKGYYTAGFTFVDNLSGGKLTEIKTKFSEKTSEIKTKVSEGWENMKTTVTSKMTEWKTNASNKLTEIRTDFTTKISGIQSYVSTGWSHMKSTISTTMQQWKTDASNKLLSLKNDFANKVESVKQGWSTRFTNIKDTATNLMETAKTNVSTKLENMKSAYNEKGGGMKGIVSATFTGIKDTMNSLMSTANTLTGGKLDSIKSSFSTKLNGALSKVGSVMESIRAKFSEKMESAKTAVSNAIDKIKGFFNFKWSLPHLKMPHFSISGSFSLNPPSVPSFGVEWYKTGGIMTSPTVFGMNGTRLMVGGEAGAEAILPLAEFYTELNSMLDRKLKAINQNVNAFIEVHNYIDGDEVASRTTEKVSDNLAIATKKRR; via the coding sequence ATGGCACATACAAGCGTGAAGATTTCAGCAAATTCGTCTGATTATCAGTCGCAAATGAAATCCGCTGCGTCGCAGATGAAAGTGTTATCCAGTGAGTTCAAACTGGCACAGACGCAAGCAAAAGCGTTCGGTTCGGCAGCAGACCAACTCAAGGCGAAAGCAGAGAGCCTCACTCAAAAAATCACTCTGCAAAAGAATATCGTTCAATTAAACAGTGAGCAACAAGCAAAACTCACACAGAAACTTTCAGACCAAAAGACAAAGCAGGAGGAATTAAAAACAAAGGTCGAGGCAGCAAAGAAAGCCTATGAGGATTCAACAAAGGCGACCGGAGCAAATTCAGAGCAGTCAAAGGCACTGAAAGAGGAACTCGACAAACTGGAGCAGGAATTTAAGGCAAACGAGACAGCAATCGGAAAGACGGAGACTGCTCTTGCAAATCAGACCACAAAGACGAACATATCAAAAGCATCACTCGTCGAGATGGAATCTGAACTCGAAAAAGTAAACAAGGAACTGAAAAATCATAAACTGAATGAATTTGCAAGCGGTTGTGACAAAGCAGGACAAAAGATGGAGAGTTTCGGAAAGAAAATGTCTGTCGTTTCTGCGGGAATTGCTGCAATAGGAGCAGCATCAATCGCAGCGTTCAAGGAACTCGACGAGGGATATGACACGATAGTGACAAAGACCGGAGCAACCGGAGAGGCACTGGAGGGATTGACCGCATCTGCGGACAATGTTTTCGGAAGTATGCCGGAGGACATGTCAACGGTCGGAGAGGCTATCGGTGAAGTAAACACGAGATTTCATTCGACAGGAGAGGAACTGGAGAGCCTGTCAACGCAATTCATTCAGTTTTCGAGCATAAACGGAACGAATGTGACACAGTCTGTTGACCAAGTGGACAAAATCATGAAAGCGTGGAACATAGACACATCACAGACGGGGAATCTGTTGGGATTGCTGACATCAAAAGCACAGGAGACAGGAATTTCCGTTGACAAACTCGAAAGTTATGTACTGGATAACAATTCAGCGTTCAAAGAGATGGGGTTGTCATTACCACAAGCAATCAATTTGATGGCTCAATTCGATGCGAACGGTGTTGATTCTACGACAGCACTGGCAGGACTGAAAAAGGCATTGCAGAACGCAACAGCCGAGGGAAAGTCGATGGATGTCGCACTGGAGGAGACAATCGGCAGCATTAAGAACGCAAAGACGGACACAGAGGCTTTACAGATTGCGACAGAACTGTTCGGGAAAAAGGGTGCTGCGGAAATGGCGACAGCAATCCGAGAGAACAGAATTGACCTCACAAGCCTGTCATCCTCAATGTCGGAATATGGAACGACGGTCGAGGACACATACAACGGAACACTCGACCCGATTGATAATGCAACAATAGCGATGAACAATGCAAAACTGGCATTGTCAACACTGGCGACAACAGCACAGACCGCAGCAGCACCAGTTATCGAAAAGGTGACGACAAAGATTCAAGAACTGACAAAGTGGTTCACCTCTCTTGACGAGGGGCAACAGCAGACAATCATCAAGGTCGGTCTTGTGGTGGCTGCGGTGGGTCCTTTAGCAATCGGATTCGGAAAAGTAGCACAGGGAATATCGACGACGGTGAAAACAGGTCAACAGTTTGCATCGTTTGTCGGAGGAATCATCGCAAAGATAACAGCCAAGACAGCAGCAACCGCAGCAGGAACAGCAGCAGACACAGCAGGGGCAGCAGCGGAGGCAGCACATACCGCAGTGACAACAACGCACACAACAGCAACAACAGCAGCAACAGTAGCAACAACAGCATTTGGAACAGCGTTGAAATTACTCACAGCAGTGGGAGTTGTGGCAATCATAGCAGCGATAGTTGCGGGAATTGTTTGGCTGATTAAAAACTGGGATGATGTAAAAGAGAAAATAACAGAGGTATGGTCTCATGTAGTAGAGAAATTCAATGCAATCAAGGAAACCATAACGGGAGCGTTCTCGAAAGCGAAAGAGGCGGTCACGAATAAGGTGAACGAGATAAAAGATTCGGTTGCAAATAGCGCAGTCGGACAAGCAGCGACAAAGACGTTTTCAGCAGTGAAAAACACTGTCACAAAGTTCATGGGGGCAGCAGTTGACACCGCAAAGGAGAAACTGGGGAACATGAAAACCGCCTACGAGGAAAACGGAGGCGGTATCAAAGGAGTAGTTGCAGCCGGATGGGAGGGAATCAAAGGCTATTATACAGCCGGATTCACGTTCGTTGATAATCTGTCGGGAGGCAAACTGACAGAAATCAAGACAAAATTCTCCGAAAAGACATCGGAAATCAAGACGAAAGTCTCCGAGGGTTGGGAGAATATGAAAACGACGGTCACATCCAAGATGACCGAGTGGAAAACAAACGCATCAAATAAACTGACGGAAATCAGAACCGATTTCACGACGAAGATTTCCGGAATACAGTCCTATGTGTCAACCGGATGGTCTCACATGAAATCGACAATTTCAACGACGATGCAGCAGTGGAAAACGGATGCGAGCAACAAACTCCTGTCACTCAAGAATGATTTTGCAAATAAGGTCGAGAGCGTAAAACAGGGATGGTCAACGAGGTTCACGAATATCAAGGACACAGCGACGAATCTCATGGAGACCGCAAAGACCAATGTTTCCACAAAACTGGAAAATATGAAATCTGCCTATAACGAAAAAGGCGGGGGCATGAAAGGAATTGTGTCGGCTACATTCACAGGCATCAAGGACACGATGAACTCACTCATGTCCACAGCGAACACGTTGACAGGTGGAAAACTCGACAGCATCAAGTCATCTTTCTCGACAAAACTGAACGGTGCTCTTTCAAAGGTCGGTTCGGTCATGGAAAGCATACGAGCAAAATTTAGCGAAAAGATGGAATCCGCAAAGACAGCAGTCTCAAATGCTATCGACAAAATCAAGGGATTTTTCAATTTCAAGTGGTCATTGCCACATTTGAAAATGCCACATTTCAGTATATCCGGTTCGTTCAGTCTGAACCCTCCGTCTGTACCGTCATTCGGTGTTGAATGGTACAAAACAGGAGGTATCATGACAAGTCCGACAGTGTTCGGAATGAACGGAACAAGGCTCATGGTTGGAGGAGAGGCAGGAGCAGAGGCAATCTTGCCACTTGCAGAGTTCTACACAGAATTGAACTCAATGCTTGACCGAAAACTGAAAGCAATCAATCAGAATGTGAACGCTTTTATCGAGGTTCACAACTATATTGATGGAGACGAAGTGGCAAGCAGAACGACCGAAAAGGTCAGTGATAATCTTGCAATAGCAACAAAGAAACGGAGGTGA
- a CDS encoding phage distal tail protein, translated as MKIDSVDIRSFDAKQLTVDFEPPQTGVTVEMFDGALIPSESETYTPLSGLTVTVLFRGKDRDEVQKHVSDFNAELQKGVVLTLDGYSRHFKAYMTGNSLSKTITKTRYTAEFKFTGYWFSDEVSLNWQGVYEAIFEAQGNRATPCRLTITATEYIEQLRINGLSCGEITIDTIPRGATVIIDGETGFATMDGENKFKDVSLMEFPYLTTGQEKEHHLIFSDNNTLVTLQYKPMWL; from the coding sequence ATGAAAATTGACAGTGTAGACATTCGGTCATTCGATGCAAAGCAGTTGACAGTTGATTTCGAGCCTCCACAGACGGGTGTGACGGTGGAGATGTTCGACGGGGCATTGATACCGTCAGAATCCGAAACATACACACCGTTGTCCGGACTGACGGTGACAGTCCTGTTCAGAGGGAAAGACAGAGACGAGGTTCAAAAACATGTCAGTGATTTCAATGCAGAGTTGCAGAAAGGTGTTGTCCTTACACTGGACGGGTACAGTCGCCATTTTAAGGCATATATGACGGGAAACTCGTTGAGCAAGACAATAACGAAAACACGGTACACAGCAGAGTTCAAATTCACGGGGTACTGGTTCAGCGACGAGGTGAGTTTGAACTGGCAGGGAGTGTATGAGGCAATATTTGAGGCACAGGGAAACAGGGCGACACCGTGCAGACTGACAATCACAGCGACGGAGTACATTGAGCAGTTAAGAATCAACGGTCTTTCCTGCGGTGAAATTACTATCGACACGATTCCGAGAGGAGCAACCGTCATCATCGACGGAGAAACAGGGTTCGCAACGATGGACGGAGAGAACAAGTTCAAGGACGTGTCCTTGATGGAATTTCCGTATCTCACCACAGGGCAGGAAAAGGAACATCATCTCATTTTCTCTGACAATAACACACTTGTCACATTACAGTATAAGCCTATGTGGTTATAG
- a CDS encoding phage tail protein — MDLYNDSHEKVCILSGTKETCITSTLKTGDKEITFEFRKTNRYAADIKEEGYIRTDTDEFVIKQVEPSGEWYKCTGTLNVEELEGKQYPQGFETVEKTVDECLTEAIDRTGWKVIRCDVSKKRTIRIEQNCSAWDVAQQAITTYRCEMVFDSLNKGISVYEKYGEDRGAYFIERLNLKRLQVQSNSYDFATRLIPIGKDGLMLNIDGKSYVENHQYSKKVKTMTWKDERYTDAESLKEDAEAKLDELSKPYRSYTAEIINLVEAVQDEKKKEQYKEVFSMALGDTVLLISKSTGIRESHRIVKFYEYPLTKEKNKVELANTRLSFEEVQRTEQELS; from the coding sequence ATGGATTTGTACAATGATTCACACGAAAAGGTGTGTATTTTATCCGGAACAAAAGAAACGTGCATCACAAGCACTCTCAAGACCGGAGACAAGGAAATCACATTTGAGTTCCGAAAGACAAACAGGTATGCAGCGGACATCAAAGAGGAGGGATATATCAGAACCGACACGGACGAATTTGTTATCAAGCAGGTAGAACCGAGCGGGGAATGGTATAAATGCACCGGAACATTGAACGTCGAGGAACTGGAGGGCAAACAATATCCGCAGGGATTTGAGACTGTGGAAAAGACGGTTGATGAATGTCTGACAGAGGCAATCGACAGAACTGGATGGAAAGTCATCCGGTGCGATGTTTCCAAAAAGAGAACAATCCGGATAGAGCAGAACTGTTCTGCATGGGATGTCGCTCAACAGGCAATCACAACGTATAGATGCGAGATGGTGTTCGATTCTCTGAACAAGGGAATTTCGGTATATGAGAAATATGGAGAGGACAGGGGAGCATATTTCATTGAACGTCTGAACCTCAAGAGGTTGCAGGTACAGTCAAACTCATACGACTTTGCAACAAGGCTCATTCCGATAGGAAAAGATGGATTGATGCTGAATATCGACGGGAAAAGTTATGTCGAGAATCACCAGTATTCAAAGAAAGTGAAAACGATGACATGGAAAGATGAAAGATACACGGATGCGGAATCACTGAAAGAGGATGCAGAGGCGAAACTGGACGAACTTTCCAAACCATACAGGTCGTACACAGCAGAAATCATCAATCTTGTTGAGGCAGTGCAGGACGAGAAGAAAAAAGAACAGTACAAAGAGGTGTTCAGTATGGCACTGGGAGACACGGTGCTGCTGATCTCAAAGTCAACGGGAATCCGTGAGAGCCACAGGATTGTGAAATTCTATGAATACCCGTTGACGAAAGAAAAGAACAAGGTCGAACTGGCAAACACAAGACTGTCATTCGAGGAGGTTCAGAGAACCGAGCAAGAATTGTCATGA
- a CDS encoding BppU family phage baseplate upper protein, which translates to MRKLEIIRHIKVDLYGDTQHFAVAAKQMDMGTRYVGVTLMKDGVVYEIPDNVEVIINMTKPDKTHVHNDGEKSGNEALIPLTRGMLQVHGTALCEVQLYQNGALLTSATFEMEIFPSQRDESEIVHSGEYTRLENTIAAAREALQIAQDTQNSIDAAEAVRQAQERLREAAEKAREIKESRREDDTAKAIAKCVEAMEAAIEQTEKCLTATEEANKIIISQSGLDAILAEVKDYYERIRELETDININVDGGTPKSTDHLLVKGGTPFTTDYDKYIAGTSHTI; encoded by the coding sequence GTGAGAAAATTGGAAATCATTAGACACATCAAAGTAGATTTGTATGGAGACACACAGCATTTTGCAGTTGCAGCGAAACAGATGGACATGGGAACACGGTACGTCGGAGTGACGCTCATGAAGGACGGTGTCGTGTATGAGATACCGGACAATGTGGAGGTTATTATCAACATGACCAAGCCGGACAAGACACACGTTCACAACGATGGAGAAAAGTCCGGAAACGAGGCTCTCATTCCTCTCACAAGAGGTATGTTGCAGGTTCACGGAACAGCATTGTGTGAGGTGCAGTTGTATCAAAACGGTGCGTTGCTGACGAGTGCGACGTTTGAGATGGAGATTTTCCCGTCGCAGCGGGATGAATCGGAAATCGTTCACTCCGGAGAATACACAAGACTGGAGAACACCATTGCAGCAGCGAGAGAGGCTCTACAAATTGCACAGGACACACAGAACTCCATTGATGCAGCAGAGGCGGTCAGACAGGCACAGGAGCGGTTGAGAGAGGCTGCTGAAAAGGCAAGAGAAATCAAAGAGAGCCGGAGAGAAGATGACACCGCAAAGGCGATCGCAAAATGTGTCGAGGCGATGGAGGCAGCAATCGAGCAGACAGAGAAATGTCTGACAGCGACCGAGGAGGCGAACAAAATCATCATCAGTCAGTCCGGTCTCGATGCGATACTGGCAGAAGTCAAAGACTATTATGAACGCATCAGAGAACTTGAGACGGACATCAACATCAATGTGGATGGAGGAACACCAAAATCAACCGACCACCTGCTTGTCAAGGGAGGAACACCGTTCACGACCGATTATGACAAGTACATCGCAGGAACGTCACACACAATTTGA
- a CDS encoding RNA-directed DNA polymerase translates to MGKKSVNNLYKPMLEHSNVEQKFHKAAKGKTERPDVAVILEPTNIQRHVKNVVEQLENTAPEGYNVSHPEKAWKPSRHGKVRINEGTSRKVRMIEKPRYNYEQVIHHIVVSACYDIFMKGMYEFSCGSVPNRGAHYGKKYIERWIQRDKKNCKYVLKMDIRHFFESVDHDVLKAWLKKKIRDERMLYILELIIDGSEVGLPLGFYTSQWLSNFMLQPLDHFIKEQLKAVHYIRYMDDMVVFGKNKKELHRMQQEIERFLREKFNLQMKGNWQVFRFDYTEKKTGKRKGRPLDFMGFQFYHDKTILRESIMLSCTRKVNRVAKKEKITWYDATAILSYMGYLSNTDTYDMYLQRVKPYVNVKKLKKIVSKHSKRKERENHERMERSVRNGGRTAGGVRHSSITDNGVSETQYQESDERGCRRKENHRMAARGA, encoded by the coding sequence ATGGGAAAGAAATCCGTCAATAACCTGTACAAGCCTATGTTAGAGCATAGCAATGTTGAGCAAAAATTTCATAAGGCAGCAAAGGGCAAGACAGAGCGTCCGGACGTTGCGGTGATATTAGAGCCGACCAACATTCAGAGACATGTCAAGAACGTCGTCGAGCAACTTGAGAACACTGCACCGGAGGGGTACAACGTATCACATCCGGAAAAGGCATGGAAACCATCAAGACACGGGAAAGTCCGTATCAACGAGGGAACGAGCAGGAAAGTGAGGATGATTGAGAAACCTCGATACAATTATGAGCAGGTGATTCATCACATTGTCGTCTCTGCGTGTTATGACATTTTCATGAAAGGGATGTATGAGTTCTCGTGTGGGAGCGTACCAAACAGGGGTGCTCATTATGGGAAAAAGTACATCGAGAGGTGGATTCAGCGAGACAAAAAGAATTGTAAATATGTTCTCAAGATGGATATTCGACACTTTTTCGAGAGCGTTGACCATGATGTCTTGAAAGCGTGGCTCAAGAAGAAAATCAGAGACGAGAGAATGTTGTACATCCTCGAACTGATAATTGACGGGAGCGAGGTCGGGTTGCCTTTAGGGTTTTACACATCGCAGTGGTTGTCAAATTTCATGTTGCAACCTCTCGACCATTTCATCAAAGAGCAGTTGAAAGCGGTGCATTATATCCGGTATATGGACGATATGGTGGTGTTCGGAAAGAACAAAAAGGAACTCCACAGGATGCAGCAGGAGATTGAGAGATTCTTGAGGGAAAAGTTCAACTTGCAGATGAAAGGAAACTGGCAGGTGTTCCGGTTCGATTACACAGAGAAAAAGACCGGAAAGAGAAAAGGGAGACCACTCGATTTCATGGGATTCCAGTTCTACCACGACAAGACGATTCTGCGGGAAAGCATCATGTTGAGTTGCACACGGAAAGTCAACCGTGTCGCAAAGAAAGAGAAAATCACATGGTACGATGCAACCGCAATTCTGTCATACATGGGTTACTTGAGCAATACAGACACATACGACATGTACCTGCAAAGGGTCAAGCCTTATGTGAATGTTAAGAAATTAAAGAAAATAGTTAGCAAACATTCAAAGCGAAAGGAGCGAGAAAATCATGAAAGAATGGAGAGAAGTGTTCGGAACGGAGGCAGAACAGCCGGAGGAGTTCGACACAGCAGCATCACCGACAACGGTGTATCAGAGACGCAATATCAAGAAAGCGACGAAAGAGGATGCAGACGGAAAGAAAATCACCGGATGGCAGCGAGAGGAGCGTGA
- a CDS encoding XkdX family protein, whose product MKMLVESLKRMYKKGTLTEEQIAERVTKGSISAEEYEYITGEKYSGGEVK is encoded by the coding sequence ATGAAAATGCTTGTCGAAAGTCTGAAAAGAATGTACAAGAAAGGCACTCTCACCGAGGAACAGATCGCAGAGCGTGTCACAAAAGGAAGTATTTCAGCGGAGGAATATGAATACATCACGGGAGAAAAATATTCCGGTGGTGAGGTAAAATGA
- a CDS encoding endolysin-like domain-containing protein, producing MISNCGHDERGKYSGGKAGDQTGTEWQVINWYNRPWKCVLRHPDAATRKLIAQMAKAAAVNNMVGYCQSHRGTFWTNLADSNFDPAQITVPCEADCSSGVAAIVKGAGYRLKNEKLKSVSTACYTGNLRAALKAAGFEALTDKKYLTSDAYLLEGDILLNDGAHVATNLTNGAKASGGGTSQTVPINSNVKLETAKGFNKSLAGTYKVTGAGALNLRSGAGTGKDKKVLTTMQSGETCQCYGYYTDVSGVKWLYVAYKNVVGFASSKYLKK from the coding sequence ATGATTTCAAATTGCGGACACGACGAGAGAGGAAAATATTCCGGAGGAAAAGCCGGAGATCAGACGGGAACAGAGTGGCAGGTTATAAACTGGTATAACAGACCGTGGAAATGCGTTCTCCGTCATCCGGATGCAGCAACGAGAAAACTCATTGCACAGATGGCAAAGGCAGCAGCAGTCAACAACATGGTCGGATATTGTCAGTCACACAGGGGAACGTTTTGGACGAACCTTGCGGATTCAAATTTCGACCCTGCTCAAATCACAGTTCCGTGTGAGGCTGACTGTTCGTCCGGTGTTGCTGCAATCGTAAAAGGTGCAGGATATAGACTGAAAAACGAGAAACTGAAAAGCGTGAGCACTGCATGTTATACCGGAAACCTGCGGGCAGCACTCAAAGCAGCAGGATTCGAGGCGCTGACAGATAAAAAATATCTGACATCAGATGCGTATTTGCTTGAGGGCGACATTCTGTTGAACGATGGTGCTCATGTGGCGACGAACCTCACCAATGGAGCAAAGGCATCCGGAGGAGGTACATCGCAGACAGTTCCAATCAATAGCAACGTGAAACTGGAGACTGCAAAAGGGTTCAACAAGAGCCTTGCAGGAACGTATAAGGTAACGGGAGCGGGAGCGTTGAATCTACGGTCGGGAGCAGGAACAGGAAAAGACAAGAAAGTCTTGACGACAATGCAGAGCGGAGAGACATGTCAGTGTTATGGATATTACACGGATGTGTCCGGAGTGAAGTGGTTATATGTAGCATATAAAAACGTGGTGGGATTTGCGTCGAGCAAATATCTCAAAAAGTAG
- a CDS encoding type II toxin-antitoxin system HicB family antitoxin: MNYIYPAVFYPEDDGRYSVIFPDLNDLATYGDNLADAFAMAQEACGQYLFTSLRDGDVLPAPSALDTVKKDDENAIVNMVCVNLDEYARAYDDKAVKKTLSIPAWLNTACENLGINYSKVLKDALIAKLQIHS, from the coding sequence ATGAATTATATTTATCCCGCTGTTTTTTATCCGGAGGATGACGGTCGATATTCTGTCATTTTCCCCGACCTTAATGACCTCGCCACTTATGGGGATAACCTTGCGGATGCTTTCGCTATGGCTCAAGAGGCTTGTGGTCAATATCTTTTCACTTCGTTGCGTGACGGTGATGTTCTTCCTGCTCCGTCTGCACTGGACACGGTCAAAAAAGACGACGAAAACGCTATTGTCAACATGGTATGTGTGAACCTCGACGAGTACGCTCGTGCATACGATGATAAGGCAGTCAAGAAAACCTTGAGTATTCCTGCATGGCTTAATACTGCATGTGAAAATCTTGGTATCAATTATTCAAAAGTCCTCAAGGATGCTCTTATTGCAAAGTTACAAATACATTCATAA
- a CDS encoding type II toxin-antitoxin system HicA family toxin, which produces MRFREIEKQLLDDGWSLVDVRGSHHQYKHPTKSGKVTIPNHRGDIPQRVVNSILKQAGLK; this is translated from the coding sequence ATGAGATTTCGAGAAATTGAAAAACAACTCCTTGATGACGGATGGTCGCTCGTAGATGTGAGAGGTTCACATCATCAATACAAGCATCCAACCAAATCGGGAAAGGTAACAATCCCGAATCATCGAGGCGACATTCCTCAAAGGGTTGTCAACTCCATACTCAAACAGGCGGGTCTCAAGTGA
- a CDS encoding histidine phosphatase family protein: MDMIITSPLKMAVETGKIVAAKMNVPLYREVLLIEQNYGIYEGVDRKESQFLNNKRNFAYRYPGGESMMQVAYRIYGFIDKIKEEYSEKKILLISHGGVCRIIRTYFTDMTNEEFFHYTLENAKCEEYEL, from the coding sequence ATTGACATGATTATAACATCCCCGTTAAAAATGGCCGTTGAAACAGGTAAAATTGTTGCTGCGAAAATGAATGTTCCTTTGTATAGAGAAGTGCTGCTAATTGAGCAGAATTATGGAATATATGAAGGTGTTGACAGAAAGGAATCGCAATTTCTAAATAACAAAAGAAATTTCGCATACAGATATCCCGGCGGGGAGTCTATGATGCAGGTAGCATATCGGATTTATGGGTTTATTGATAAGATCAAAGAAGAGTATTCGGAAAAGAAGATACTTCTGATCAGTCACGGTGGTGTATGCCGCATTATCAGGACATATTTTACGGACATGACCAATGAGGAATTCTTTCATTACACATTGGAAAATGCAAAATGTGAGGAATATGAGTTGTAG
- a CDS encoding NUDIX hydrolase, whose amino-acid sequence MKLYDTVDDALLKFAVIISKSNGKWVFCKHKERDTFEVHGGHREFGEDIIETAKRELQ is encoded by the coding sequence GTGAAACTTTATGACACAGTAGACGATGCATTATTGAAGTTTGCGGTAATTATTTCAAAGAGCAACGGGAAATGGGTATTCTGCAAGCATAAGGAGCGGGATACTTTTGAAGTGCATGGAGGACATCGTGAATTTGGTGAAGATATCATAGAGACTGCAAAGCGTGAACTTCAGTAA
- a CDS encoding GNAT family N-acetyltransferase, whose translation MDLTYKKATLGDIDLLTETRIIILKAANQLSDEVDMSEVKKESYHYYQKALHDGRHVAYLVFDGKRFVGAGGVSYFQVMPTYHNPSGKKAYIMNMYTDPEYRRRGIAFKTLDILVKDIKNKGITTISLEATEMGRPLYEKYGFVAMNNEMELLVE comes from the coding sequence ATGGACTTAACATACAAAAAAGCAACTCTGGGAGATATTGATCTGTTAACAGAAACAAGGATAATAATATTGAAAGCAGCCAATCAATTATCTGATGAGGTTGATATGAGCGAAGTGAAAAAGGAGTCTTATCATTATTATCAAAAGGCTCTGCATGATGGCCGCCATGTTGCCTATTTGGTCTTTGATGGAAAACGGTTTGTTGGAGCCGGTGGTGTCAGTTATTTTCAAGTAATGCCGACTTATCATAATCCGAGCGGGAAAAAAGCATATATAATGAATATGTATACAGACCCTGAATATAGAAGACGAGGAATTGCGTTTAAAACATTGGATATTCTGGTCAAAGATATTAAGAATAAGGGGATTACTACTATTTCATTAGAAGCTACCGAAATGGGACGCCCACTATATGAAAAATACGGGTTTGTAGCAATGAATAATGAAATGGAATTATTGGTGGAATAA